The Candidatus Delongbacteria bacterium genome has a window encoding:
- a CDS encoding tryptophan 2,3-dioxygenase family protein, protein MSYGGYLQLDTLLAAQQPLSGQHDELLFIVQHQVSELWLKLLIHELRAALANVRRDELEPCFKILARVKLIQQQLFNMWAVLETLTPSEYAQFRPALGQSSGFQSFQYRTLEFLLGNKHAGQAEIFRHDPEQHRQILADLAAPSLWDEFQRHLARRGFAIPAEHLERDLRQPYVAHSAVLEALRLIYREPTEHWDAYEMAEKLLDVEEAFQLWRFRHMKTVERVIGHRPGTGGSSGVGFLKKALELCFFPELIEVRTRMEDAS, encoded by the coding sequence ATGAGCTACGGCGGCTACCTGCAGCTGGATACGCTGCTGGCGGCGCAGCAGCCGCTCTCCGGCCAGCATGACGAGCTGCTGTTCATCGTGCAGCACCAGGTCAGCGAGCTGTGGCTAAAACTGCTGATCCACGAACTGCGCGCAGCCCTGGCGAACGTGCGGCGCGACGAGCTGGAGCCCTGCTTCAAGATCCTGGCCCGCGTGAAACTGATCCAGCAGCAACTCTTCAACATGTGGGCCGTGCTGGAGACCCTGACCCCCAGCGAGTACGCGCAGTTCCGGCCGGCGCTGGGGCAGTCGTCGGGCTTCCAGTCCTTCCAATACCGCACGCTGGAATTCCTGCTGGGCAACAAGCACGCCGGGCAGGCGGAGATCTTCCGCCACGACCCGGAGCAACACCGGCAGATCCTGGCGGACCTGGCGGCCCCCAGCCTGTGGGACGAGTTCCAGCGGCACCTGGCCCGGCGCGGGTTCGCCATCCCGGCCGAGCATCTGGAGCGCGACCTGCGACAGCCTTACGTGGCCCATTCCGCCGTGCTGGAGGCGCTGCGCCTGATCTACCGGGAGCCCACCGAGCACTGGGACGCCTACGAAATGGCCGAGAAGTTGCTGGACGTGGAGGAGGCCTTCCAACTCTGGCGCTTCCGCCACATGAAGACCGTGGAGCGTGTGATCGGCCACCGGCCGGGCACGGGGGGATCCAGCGGCGTGGGCTTCCTGAAGAAGGCGCTGGAGCTCTGTTTCTTCCCGGAGCTGATCGAGGTGCGCACACGGATGGAGGACGCATCATGA